A single Gadus macrocephalus chromosome 22, ASM3116895v1 DNA region contains:
- the mrpl53 gene encoding 39S ribosomal protein L53, mitochondrial: MAASSKSSVVLKAVKQVMVQMCPFESNVRSTREFLFMVGSEKARATNMNCEVSTVVKHDKSEPVVDVTFTDGERLVMKGAKLTGQEMLQAFQSRCLAKDTQAKAKK; this comes from the exons ATGGCAGCTTCCAGCAAATCGTCTGTGGTTTTGAAAGCAGTGAAGCAAGTAATGGTGCAAATGTGTCCTTTCGAGTCCAATGTTCGTTCCACACG AGAGTTTCTCTTCATGGTGGGCTCGGAGAAGGCCAGGGCCACCAACATGAACTGCGAGGTCTCCACCGTAGTAAAACACGACAAGTCTGAACCTGTAGTGGACGTCACATTCA CAGATGGAGAGAGGTTGGTGATGAAGGGCGCCAAACTCACGGGACAGGAGATGTTGCAGGCCTTTCAGAGTCGCTGTCTAGCCAAGGACACACAGGCTAAAGCAaagaaataa